Proteins encoded together in one Neisseria lactamica window:
- the acpS gene encoding holo-ACP synthase has protein sequence MIYGIGTDIVSLKRIIRLNKKFGQAFAGRILTPEELLEFPQAGKPVNYLAKRFAAKEAFAKAVGTGIRGAVSFRNIGIGHDALGKPEFFYAPALSEWLEEQGIRHVNLSMADEGDTVLAFAVAEK, from the coding sequence ATGATTTACGGCATCGGCACAGATATTGTTTCCCTCAAGCGCATCATCCGCTTAAACAAAAAATTCGGACAGGCGTTTGCCGGGCGCATCCTCACTCCCGAAGAGCTGCTTGAATTCCCTCAGGCGGGCAAACCCGTCAACTACCTTGCCAAACGCTTTGCCGCCAAAGAAGCCTTCGCCAAAGCCGTCGGTACGGGCATACGCGGCGCGGTTTCCTTCCGCAACATCGGCATCGGGCACGACGCATTGGGCAAACCCGAATTTTTCTATGCTCCCGCACTGTCCGAATGGCTGGAGGAACAAGGCATACGCCACGTTAATTTGAGTATGGCGGATGAAGGCGATACGGTATTGGCGTTTGCCGTTGCCGAAAAATAA
- the pdxJ gene encoding pyridoxine 5'-phosphate synthase has product MLLGVNIDHIATVRNARGTTYPSPVEAALVAETHGADLITMHLREDRRHIKDADVSAVKNAIRTRLNLEMALTEEMLENALKVMPQDVCIVPEKRQEITTEGGLDVLAQQDKIAGFTKILTDAGIRVSLFIDADDRQIQAAYDVGAPVVELHTGAYADARSHAEQIRQFERIQNGAHFAGDLGLVVNAGHGLTIHNVTPIAQILAIRELNIGHSLIAQALFLGLPEAVRQMKETMFRARMLP; this is encoded by the coding sequence ATGCTTTTAGGTGTCAACATCGACCACATCGCTACCGTCCGCAATGCGCGCGGCACGACTTATCCCAGCCCCGTGGAGGCGGCACTGGTTGCCGAAACGCACGGTGCGGATCTGATTACCATGCACCTGCGCGAAGACCGCCGCCACATTAAAGACGCGGATGTGTCCGCCGTCAAAAACGCCATCCGCACGCGCCTGAACCTTGAAATGGCGCTGACGGAAGAAATGCTCGAAAACGCGCTTAAAGTGATGCCGCAAGATGTGTGCATCGTGCCTGAAAAACGTCAGGAAATCACGACCGAAGGCGGCTTGGACGTGTTGGCGCAACAAGACAAAATTGCCGGGTTTACCAAAATCCTGACCGACGCAGGCATACGCGTGTCCTTGTTTATCGATGCGGACGACAGGCAAATCCAAGCCGCCTATGATGTCGGCGCGCCCGTTGTCGAGCTGCACACCGGCGCATACGCCGACGCGCGCAGCCACGCCGAACAAATCAGGCAGTTCGAGCGCATCCAAAACGGCGCGCATTTTGCCGGCGATTTGGGCTTGGTCGTCAATGCCGGACACGGTCTGACCATACACAACGTTACCCCCATCGCCCAAATCCTCGCCATCCGCGAGCTGAACATCGGGCATTCGCTGATTGCGCAGGCACTTTTCCTCGGATTGCCCGAGGCCGTGCGCCAGATGAAAGAAACCATGTTCCGTGCAAGAATGCTGCCGTAA
- the recO gene encoding DNA repair protein RecO yields the protein MSEHRINHEPVFLLASSPWRESSLRVEAFSRRYGRVALLARSARKRQSELRGVLVPFVPVSVSWYGSQELKTLHRAEWVGGWRQPQGRALFGGLYVNELVLKLTAREDPVPELYDALAEVMEAVCCKAAYIGDLRRFEWRLLNLLGVAPDLNRDGDGGTIAAGGTYLVRPETAVFPVGKGFAVPPHAAGVTAPGQSLIDLRAGSFGSGQSLQDALKITRLFIRHLLPEGLKSRQVLEQIRQFDRKETARETVPTSDGTASNAV from the coding sequence ATGTCCGAACACCGAATCAACCACGAACCCGTTTTCCTGTTGGCTTCCTCGCCCTGGCGCGAAAGCAGCCTGCGGGTTGAAGCATTCAGCCGCCGTTACGGGCGTGTGGCTTTGCTGGCGCGCAGCGCGCGCAAAAGGCAGAGCGAGCTGCGCGGCGTATTGGTGCCGTTCGTCCCCGTCAGCGTGTCGTGGTACGGCAGTCAGGAACTCAAAACCCTTCACCGCGCCGAATGGGTCGGCGGTTGGCGGCAGCCTCAGGGTAGGGCGTTGTTTGGCGGATTGTATGTGAACGAGCTGGTTTTGAAACTGACCGCCCGCGAAGATCCGGTGCCCGAGTTATACGACGCATTGGCGGAAGTCATGGAGGCAGTCTGCTGCAAAGCCGCTTATATCGGCGACTTGCGCCGTTTCGAGTGGCGGCTGCTGAACCTGTTGGGCGTTGCCCCCGATTTGAACCGCGACGGGGACGGCGGAACGATTGCGGCAGGCGGCACATACCTTGTCCGCCCGGAAACAGCCGTCTTCCCCGTCGGAAAAGGATTTGCCGTACCGCCGCACGCCGCCGGCGTTACCGCCCCCGGGCAGAGCCTGATTGATTTGCGGGCGGGCAGCTTCGGCAGCGGGCAAAGCCTTCAGGACGCATTGAAAATCACACGGCTTTTTATCCGCCACCTGTTGCCCGAGGGGCTGAAATCGCGGCAGGTATTGGAACAGATACGGCAGTTTGACCGCAAAGAAACCGCCCGGGAAACCGTCCCGACTTCGGACGGCACGGCTTCAAATGCCGTCTGA
- the pheA gene encoding prephenate dehydratase → MLECTANHRSGEIMSQTIDELLIPHRNAIDSIDAEILRLLNERAQHAHAIGELKGTGAVYRPEREVAVLRRIQGLNKGPLPDESVARLFREVMSECLAVERPLTIAYLGPQGTFTQQAAIKHFGHAAHTMACPTIDDCFKQVETRQADYLVAPVENSTEGSVGRTLDLLAVTALQACGEVVLRIHHNLLRKNSHSTEGIAKVFSHAQALAQCNDWLGRHLPNAERIAVSSNAEAARLVAESEDGTVAAIAGRTAAEIYGLSPVAECIEDEPNNTTRFLVMGHHETGAAGNDKTSLVVSAPNRAGAVASLLQPLTESGISMTKFESRPSKSVLWEYLFFIDIEGHRTDDKVQTALKQLGGRASFVKIIGSYPAAVL, encoded by the coding sequence ATGTTAGAATGCACGGCAAACCACCGTTCAGGCGAAATTATGTCCCAAACTATCGACGAACTCCTCATCCCTCACCGCAACGCCATCGACAGCATCGATGCGGAAATCCTGCGCCTGCTCAACGAACGCGCGCAACACGCGCACGCCATCGGCGAACTGAAAGGCACGGGCGCGGTATACCGCCCGGAGCGCGAAGTCGCCGTTTTGCGCCGCATTCAGGGTTTGAACAAAGGCCCGCTGCCCGACGAATCCGTCGCCCGCCTGTTCAGGGAAGTGATGAGCGAGTGCCTCGCCGTCGAACGCCCGCTGACCATCGCCTATCTGGGGCCGCAGGGCACGTTTACCCAGCAGGCGGCAATCAAACATTTCGGACACGCCGCGCATACAATGGCGTGTCCGACCATAGACGACTGCTTCAAACAGGTTGAAACGCGTCAGGCGGATTATCTGGTCGCCCCCGTGGAAAATTCGACCGAAGGCTCGGTCGGCCGCACGTTAGACCTGCTTGCCGTTACCGCGTTGCAGGCTTGCGGCGAAGTCGTCTTGCGCATACACCACAACCTTCTGCGTAAAAACAGCCACAGCACCGAAGGCATCGCCAAAGTCTTTTCCCACGCGCAGGCGTTGGCGCAGTGCAACGACTGGTTGGGCAGACACCTGCCCAACGCCGAACGGATTGCCGTGTCCAGCAATGCCGAAGCCGCAAGGCTGGTTGCCGAATCGGAAGACGGTACGGTTGCCGCCATCGCCGGACGCACGGCGGCGGAAATTTACGGACTCAGCCCCGTTGCCGAGTGCATCGAAGACGAGCCGAACAACACCACGCGCTTCTTGGTGATGGGTCATCATGAAACCGGTGCAGCCGGCAACGACAAAACCTCGTTGGTCGTTTCCGCACCCAACCGGGCAGGCGCGGTTGCCTCGCTGCTGCAACCGCTGACCGAGTCGGGTATTTCCATGACCAAGTTTGAGAGCCGTCCGAGCAAATCTGTTTTGTGGGAATACCTGTTCTTTATCGATATCGAGGGACACCGGACGGATGACAAGGTTCAGACGGCATTAAAACAGTTGGGCGGGCGCGCTTCGTTCGTCAAAATCATCGGTTCGTATCCGGCCGCCGTTTTGTAG
- a CDS encoding multidrug effflux MFS transporter: MPSAHYPEMNEKLMAVLMAMLVALMPFSIDAYLPAIPEMAQSLGADVHRIEQSLSVFMFGTAFGQVVGGAVSDIKGRKPVALTGLIVYCLAVAAIAFASSAEQLLNLRVVQAFGAGMTVVIVGAMVRDYYSGRKAAQMFALIGIILMVVPLAAPMAGAVLQSLGGWQAIFVFLAAYSLVLLALVQHFLPKPAAGGKIGRDVFGLVAGRFKRVLQTRAAMGYLFFQAFSFGSMFAFLTESSFVYRQLYRVTPHQYAWVFALNIITMMFFNRITAWRLKTGAHPQSILLWGIVVQFAANLSQLAAVLFWGLPPFWLLVACVMLSVGTQGLVGANTQACFMSYFKEEGGSANAVLGVFQSLIGAGVGMAATFLHNGSATVMAATMAASTSCGIALLWLCSRKAWKENEKSEYL; this comes from the coding sequence ATGCCTTCTGCCCATTATCCTGAGATGAACGAAAAACTGATGGCGGTTCTGATGGCGATGCTGGTCGCGCTGATGCCGTTTTCCATCGATGCCTACCTGCCGGCGATTCCCGAAATGGCGCAATCGCTGGGCGCGGATGTCCACCGTATCGAACAGAGCCTGAGTGTGTTTATGTTCGGTACGGCGTTCGGACAGGTAGTCGGCGGCGCGGTGTCCGACATCAAGGGGCGAAAACCCGTCGCCCTGACCGGTCTGATTGTATATTGCCTTGCCGTTGCTGCCATCGCATTTGCCTCAAGTGCCGAGCAGCTCCTCAATCTGCGCGTCGTGCAGGCATTCGGCGCGGGTATGACTGTGGTCATCGTCGGCGCGATGGTGCGCGATTATTATTCCGGACGCAAAGCCGCGCAGATGTTTGCCCTTATCGGCATCATTCTGATGGTTGTGCCGCTTGCCGCGCCTATGGCCGGCGCGGTATTGCAGAGTTTGGGCGGCTGGCAGGCGATTTTCGTTTTTTTGGCGGCTTATTCGCTGGTGCTGCTTGCACTGGTGCAGCATTTCCTGCCCAAGCCCGCCGCCGGCGGCAAAATCGGACGGGACGTGTTCGGATTGGTAGCTGGGCGGTTCAAACGTGTTTTGCAAACACGCGCCGCGATGGGTTATCTGTTTTTTCAGGCATTCAGCTTCGGTTCGATGTTTGCTTTTTTGACCGAATCGTCTTTTGTGTACCGGCAGCTTTACCGCGTTACGCCGCACCAATACGCCTGGGTGTTCGCGCTCAATATCATCACGATGATGTTTTTCAACCGTATTACCGCGTGGCGGCTCAAAACCGGCGCGCATCCGCAAAGCATCCTGCTGTGGGGGATTGTCGTCCAGTTTGCCGCCAACCTGTCCCAACTCGCCGCCGTGCTGTTTTGGGGGCTGCCGCCGTTTTGGCTGCTGGTCGCGTGCGTGATGCTTTCGGTCGGTACGCAGGGCTTGGTCGGCGCGAACACGCAGGCGTGTTTTATGTCTTATTTTAAGGAGGAGGGCGGCAGCGCAAATGCCGTGTTGGGCGTGTTCCAATCCTTAATCGGCGCGGGCGTGGGTATGGCGGCGACCTTCTTGCACAACGGTTCGGCAACCGTGATGGCGGCAACGATGGCGGCATCCACCTCTTGCGGCATCGCGCTTTTGTGGCTTTGTTCGCGCAAGGCGTGGAAGGAAAACGAAAAAAGTGAATACTTGTAA
- a CDS encoding opacity family porin, with protein MKKLLTALTVLALPAAAFAADNQPGVYVQGDAGLASIHADGETFNNFLPRVSVGFDAGDMRIAADYYRVRDKIDDATATLQGAGVAVIKDFNTNSIVKPYVGARLGLNRLTVKDEDGKYSKTKASIGALGGVGFEVAPNVTLDLGYRFNYLGKLDDTRVFANEYTAGVRVKF; from the coding sequence ATGAAAAAACTCCTTACTGCATTAACCGTGCTTGCCCTTCCCGCTGCCGCATTTGCCGCCGACAACCAACCGGGCGTTTATGTACAGGGCGATGCGGGTCTTGCCTCCATCCACGCCGATGGCGAAACATTCAACAATTTCCTCCCGCGCGTTTCCGTCGGCTTCGATGCCGGCGATATGCGTATTGCCGCAGACTACTACCGCGTCCGCGACAAAATTGACGACGCTACCGCCACACTCCAAGGCGCAGGCGTTGCCGTCATCAAAGACTTCAACACCAATTCCATCGTCAAACCTTATGTCGGCGCGCGTTTGGGACTGAACCGATTGACCGTAAAAGATGAAGACGGAAAATACAGTAAAACCAAAGCAAGCATCGGCGCATTGGGCGGTGTCGGCTTTGAAGTCGCTCCCAACGTTACTTTGGATTTGGGCTACCGCTTCAATTATTTGGGCAAACTTGACGATACAAGGGTATTTGCCAACGAATATACCGCCGGTGTCCGTGTGAAATTCTAA
- a CDS encoding DMT family transporter: MFYQILALIIWSSSFIAAKYAYGGIDPALMVGARLLIAALLVLPACRRHIGKIPREEWKPLLIAAFVNYVLTLMLQFVGLKYTSAASASTIVGLEPLLMVFVGHFFFNDKARAYHWICGVAAFVGIALLMAGGAEEGGEVGWFGCLLVLLAGIGFCTAVRPTQRLIARIGAPAFTSVSIAAASLMCLPFSLALAQSYTVHWSWQGVVSLLYLGVGCSWYAYWLWNKGMSRVPANVSGLLISLEPVVGVLLAVLILGEHLSPVSALGVFVVIAATLAAARLSHQK, encoded by the coding sequence ATGTTTTACCAAATCCTTGCCCTGATTATCTGGAGCAGCTCGTTTATTGCCGCCAAATATGCCTATGGCGGCATCGATCCCGCACTGATGGTCGGCGCGCGCCTGCTGATTGCCGCGCTTTTGGTGCTGCCCGCCTGCCGCCGGCATATCGGCAAGATTCCGCGCGAGGAATGGAAGCCCCTGCTGATTGCGGCGTTTGTCAACTATGTGCTGACCCTGATGCTGCAGTTTGTCGGACTAAAATATACGTCTGCCGCCAGCGCATCGACCATCGTCGGACTCGAGCCGCTGCTGATGGTGTTTGTCGGACACTTCTTTTTCAACGACAAAGCGCGTGCCTACCACTGGATATGCGGTGTGGCAGCGTTTGTCGGCATTGCGCTGCTGATGGCGGGCGGTGCGGAAGAGGGTGGCGAAGTCGGCTGGTTCGGCTGTCTTCTGGTGCTGCTTGCAGGAATCGGTTTCTGCACGGCAGTCCGCCCGACGCAAAGGCTGATTGCCCGCATCGGCGCACCGGCATTCACATCTGTTTCCATTGCCGCCGCATCGCTGATGTGCCTGCCGTTTTCGCTTGCCCTGGCGCAGAGTTATACCGTGCATTGGAGCTGGCAGGGCGTGGTGTCGCTGCTGTATTTGGGCGTGGGGTGCAGCTGGTACGCCTATTGGTTGTGGAACAAGGGGATGAGCCGTGTTCCTGCCAACGTGTCGGGACTGTTGATTTCGCTCGAACCCGTCGTCGGCGTGCTGTTGGCGGTTTTGATTTTGGGCGAACATTTGTCGCCCGTATCCGCCTTGGGCGTGTTTGTCGTCATCGCCGCCACGCTTGCCGCCGCCCGGCTGTCGCATCAAAAATAA
- a CDS encoding carbon-nitrogen hydrolase family protein, giving the protein MDKIRVAAVQMVSGVSPETNVAAMKRLVARAAEQGADWVLLPEYWVLMGANDTDKLTLAEPLGGGRFQTALSETAKECGVVLFGGTVPLQSREAGKVMNTMLVYGQDGVRTGLYHKMHLFGFSGLGERYAEADTIRAGWEVPHLSAEGVPVAAGICYDVRFPEFFRRQLPFDVLMLPAAFTHTTGKAHWELLLRARAVENQCYVVAAAQGGLHENGRRTFGHSMIVDPWGDVLDVLPEGEGIVTADIDANRLNSVRSRLPALKHRVLDAV; this is encoded by the coding sequence ATGGACAAAATCAGAGTTGCCGCCGTGCAGATGGTGTCGGGCGTGTCGCCGGAAACCAACGTCGCCGCCATGAAACGCCTGGTCGCACGGGCGGCGGAGCAGGGTGCGGATTGGGTGCTGCTGCCCGAATATTGGGTGCTGATGGGCGCAAACGATACCGACAAACTCACGCTTGCCGAGCCTTTGGGCGGCGGGCGTTTTCAGACGGCATTGAGTGAAACGGCGAAAGAATGCGGCGTGGTGCTGTTCGGCGGAACCGTGCCGCTGCAAAGCCGCGAGGCGGGCAAAGTGATGAATACGATGTTGGTGTACGGACAGGACGGCGTAAGGACGGGTCTGTACCACAAAATGCACCTCTTCGGCTTTTCCGGTTTGGGCGAACGCTATGCCGAAGCCGATACCATCCGCGCGGGGTGGGAAGTGCCGCACTTGTCGGCAGAGGGCGTGCCGGTGGCGGCAGGTATTTGTTACGATGTCCGCTTTCCCGAATTTTTCCGCCGCCAGCTGCCGTTTGACGTATTGATGCTTCCGGCGGCATTTACCCACACGACGGGCAAGGCGCATTGGGAGTTGCTGCTGCGCGCGCGTGCGGTGGAGAACCAATGTTATGTTGTCGCGGCGGCGCAGGGCGGATTGCACGAAAACGGCAGGCGCACATTCGGACACAGTATGATTGTCGATCCGTGGGGCGACGTATTGGACGTATTGCCCGAAGGCGAAGGCATCGTTACGGCAGACATCGATGCCAACCGCCTGAACAGCGTCCGCAGCCGCCTGCCCGCTCTGAAACACCGGGTTTTGGATGCCGTCTGA
- a CDS encoding prephenate dehydrogenase, which produces MPILNHIALIGVGLIGGSFVLDLKRQGLVRTVTGIDTDRDNLQRALERGVIDRASVAIDADSIGGADLVLIATPVATVPAILTALRPVLPEHTWISDVGSTKISVIEAFRRCLPDSIHRCIAAHPIAGSDKSGADSAQYGLFQNRKLIITPHGGEDSDGIALIENLWRAVGAEIYTMDAQKHDAVFAAVSHMPHLAAFAYVHQLFDHPDGKAYLKFAATGFEDFTRIASGHPAVWADICLANRDNLLELVRGLGRQLDTLETILLNRDRPSLYRYFEEAKATRDGQSDEN; this is translated from the coding sequence ATGCCCATTTTGAACCATATTGCCCTCATCGGTGTAGGGCTGATCGGCGGTTCGTTCGTTCTCGACCTCAAAAGGCAGGGACTCGTCCGCACCGTTACCGGTATCGACACCGACCGCGACAACCTGCAACGTGCGCTGGAGCGCGGCGTGATTGACCGTGCGTCCGTTGCCATCGACGCGGACAGCATCGGCGGTGCGGATTTGGTGCTGATTGCCACGCCCGTCGCCACCGTTCCCGCCATTTTGACCGCGCTGCGCCCCGTTTTGCCGGAACACACTTGGATTTCCGATGTCGGCAGCACCAAAATCTCCGTTATCGAGGCTTTCCGACGCTGCCTGCCCGACAGCATTCACCGCTGCATCGCCGCGCACCCGATTGCCGGCTCCGACAAAAGCGGGGCAGATTCGGCGCAGTACGGCCTGTTCCAAAATAGAAAACTCATCATCACACCACACGGCGGCGAAGATTCAGACGGCATCGCATTGATAGAAAACCTGTGGCGCGCCGTCGGAGCCGAAATTTATACGATGGACGCGCAAAAACACGATGCGGTTTTTGCCGCCGTCTCCCATATGCCCCACCTTGCCGCCTTCGCCTATGTCCACCAGCTTTTCGACCACCCCGACGGAAAGGCGTATCTGAAATTTGCCGCCACGGGCTTTGAGGACTTTACCCGCATCGCTTCCGGCCACCCTGCCGTGTGGGCGGACATCTGCCTTGCCAACAGGGACAACCTGTTGGAGCTGGTTCGGGGTTTGGGCAGGCAGTTGGACACTTTGGAAACCATCCTACTTAACCGGGACCGCCCCTCCCTGTACCGTTATTTTGAAGAAGCCAAAGCCACGCGCGACGGCCAGTCTGATGAAAATTGA
- a CDS encoding NnrS family protein: MSAFTKHPVWAMAFRPFYSLAALYGALSVLLWGFGYTGTPDLPGFYWHAHEMIWGYAGLVVVAFLLTAVATWTGQPPTRGGVLVGLTAFWLAARIAAFIPGWGAAASGILGTLFFWYGAVCMALPVIRSQNQRNYAAVFALFVLGGTHAAFHVQLHNGNFEGLLGGLQSGLIMVSGFIGLIGMRIISFFTSKRLNVPQIPSPKWVAQASLWLPMLTAMLMAHGALPWLSAVFAFAAGVIFTVQVYRWWYRPVLKEPMLWILFAGYLFTGLGLIAVGASYFKPAFLNLGVHLIGVGGIGVLTLGMMARTALGHTGNPIYPPPKSVPVAFWLMMAATAVRMVAVFSSGTAHTHSIRTSSVLFALALLVYAWKYIPWLIRPRSDGRPG, translated from the coding sequence ATGAGCGCATTTACCAAGCACCCCGTCTGGGCAATGGCGTTCCGCCCGTTTTATTCGCTGGCGGCGCTGTACGGCGCATTGTCCGTATTGCTGTGGGGTTTCGGCTATACGGGAACGCCGGATCTACCCGGTTTTTACTGGCACGCGCATGAGATGATTTGGGGTTATGCCGGCCTCGTCGTCGTCGCCTTCCTGCTGACCGCCGTCGCCACTTGGACGGGGCAGCCGCCTACGAGGGGCGGCGTTCTGGTCGGGCTGACCGCCTTTTGGCTGGCTGCGCGGATTGCCGCCTTTATCCCGGGTTGGGGTGCGGCGGCAAGCGGCATACTCGGCACGCTGTTTTTCTGGTATGGCGCGGTGTGTATGGCTTTGCCCGTCATCCGTTCGCAGAATCAGCGCAATTATGCCGCCGTGTTCGCGCTGTTCGTCTTGGGCGGCACGCACGCGGCGTTCCACGTCCAACTGCACAACGGCAATTTCGAGGGGCTGTTGGGCGGTTTGCAGTCGGGGCTGATTATGGTGTCGGGCTTTATCGGTCTGATCGGGATGCGGATTATTTCGTTTTTTACGTCCAAACGTTTGAACGTGCCGCAGATTCCCAGTCCGAAATGGGTGGCGCAGGCTTCGCTGTGGCTGCCTATGTTGACCGCCATGCTGATGGCGCACGGCGCGCTGCCTTGGCTGTCTGCCGTTTTCGCGTTTGCGGCAGGCGTGATCTTTACCGTGCAGGTGTACCGCTGGTGGTATAGGCCCGTGTTGAAAGAACCGATGCTGTGGATTCTGTTTGCCGGTTATCTGTTTACCGGATTGGGGCTGATTGCGGTCGGCGCGTCTTATTTCAAACCTGCCTTCCTCAATTTGGGCGTGCACCTGATCGGCGTGGGCGGCATCGGCGTGCTGACTTTGGGCATGATGGCGCGTACCGCGCTCGGTCATACGGGCAATCCCATTTATCCGCCGCCCAAATCCGTTCCTGTCGCATTTTGGCTGATGATGGCGGCAACTGCCGTCCGCATGGTTGCCGTATTTTCTTCCGGTACCGCCCATACGCACAGCATACGCACCTCTTCGGTTTTGTTTGCCCTCGCGCTTTTGGTGTATGCGTGGAAGTATATTCCTTGGCTGATCCGTCCGCGCTCCGACGGCAGGCCCGGTTGA
- a CDS encoding hemerythrin domain-containing protein, translating into MKPLKRHPSLIGLSRDHHHSLSLCVRLLRTPEEGHRDELEPHFAELEIHFCEEETMFAPIWQNIAPELKKRFEKDHARLRQMMAQPEYGSKIWNTDFAVTLRDHARFEERELFPAAEPFLPSEPAGSEG; encoded by the coding sequence ATGAAACCGTTGAAACGACATCCCTCCCTTATCGGGCTTTCGCGCGACCACCACCATTCGCTTTCCCTGTGCGTGCGGCTGCTGCGTACGCCGGAAGAGGGGCATCGGGACGAACTCGAACCGCATTTTGCCGAACTGGAAATCCATTTCTGTGAAGAGGAAACCATGTTTGCCCCGATTTGGCAGAACATCGCCCCCGAATTGAAAAAACGTTTCGAGAAAGACCACGCCCGACTGCGGCAGATGATGGCGCAACCCGAATACGGGAGCAAAATATGGAACACGGATTTTGCCGTCACGCTCCGCGATCACGCGCGGTTTGAAGAACGCGAGCTGTTTCCCGCCGCCGAACCGTTTTTGCCGTCCGAGCCTGCCGGTTCGGAGGGGTAA
- a CDS encoding Rrf2 family transcriptional regulator, whose product MYLTQHTDYGLRVLIYTAVNDDALVNIATIASTYGISKSHLMKVVTALVKGGFLHSVRGKGGGLRLASPPERINIGAVVRHLEPMQLVECMGPNNECLITPSCRLTGILGGAMKSFFTYLDGFTLQDLLNKPTYDLLYESKIPIVAKS is encoded by the coding sequence ATGTATTTGACACAACATACGGACTACGGGCTGCGCGTCCTCATCTACACCGCCGTCAACGACGACGCGCTGGTCAACATCGCCACCATCGCCTCGACCTACGGCATTTCCAAAAGCCATTTGATGAAGGTGGTTACCGCGCTGGTCAAAGGCGGGTTCTTACACAGCGTACGCGGAAAAGGCGGCGGGCTGAGGCTGGCATCGCCGCCCGAACGCATCAATATCGGCGCGGTCGTCCGCCATCTCGAACCGATGCAGCTGGTCGAATGTATGGGCCCGAACAACGAATGCCTGATTACGCCGTCCTGCCGTCTGACGGGCATACTCGGCGGCGCGATGAAGTCGTTTTTTACCTATTTGGACGGCTTCACGCTCCAAGACCTGCTCAACAAACCGACTTACGACCTGCTTTACGAATCGAAAATCCCGATTGTGGCGAAAAGCTGA
- a CDS encoding L-threonylcarbamoyladenylate synthase: MAQFFAVHPDNPQERLIRQVVEILNKGGVVVYPTDSCYALGCKLGDKAAMERILSIRKIDLKHHLTLMCADLSELGTYAEIDNVQFRQLKAATPGPYTFILQATKDVPARTLHPKRKTIGLRIPGNAVAQALLEELGEPLLSCTLMLPEDGEPLTDPYEIRERLEHAVDLVIDGGWCGTDPATVIDMTDGTELVRRGCGDTAVFGL, translated from the coding sequence ATGGCACAGTTTTTCGCCGTTCATCCCGACAACCCCCAAGAACGCCTCATCAGGCAGGTGGTCGAAATCCTCAATAAAGGCGGCGTGGTGGTTTATCCGACCGATTCGTGTTACGCCTTAGGTTGCAAACTTGGCGATAAGGCGGCAATGGAACGCATACTCTCCATCCGAAAAATCGATTTGAAACACCATCTGACCCTGATGTGCGCCGATTTGAGCGAGTTGGGCACATATGCCGAAATCGACAACGTACAGTTTCGTCAGCTTAAAGCCGCCACGCCCGGGCCTTATACTTTTATTTTGCAGGCGACGAAGGATGTGCCGGCGCGCACGCTGCACCCGAAACGCAAAACCATCGGGCTGCGTATTCCCGGCAATGCCGTTGCACAAGCCCTGCTGGAGGAGTTGGGCGAACCGCTTTTAAGCTGCACCCTGATGCTGCCCGAAGACGGCGAACCATTGACCGACCCTTATGAAATCCGCGAGCGTTTGGAACACGCCGTCGATTTGGTGATTGACGGCGGCTGGTGCGGAACCGATCCGGCCACCGTCATCGATATGACCGACGGCACGGAATTGGTGCGCCGGGGTTGCGGCGATACGGCGGTGTTCGGTTTGTAG